One window of the Rhipicephalus sanguineus isolate Rsan-2018 chromosome 2, BIME_Rsan_1.4, whole genome shotgun sequence genome contains the following:
- the LOC119384112 gene encoding CD151 antigen produces MFLHTAMRYYRLWIYTCNVALLLSALAFSVAAAWVLSDYRASLVPGLRLADPTFVYAVPALLLQGGLLQALGCLGALRMNQRLLHAYWALLFALLLGDALAGLAWLFRYRALVAGLRAGLMDEFQDGYGLRPGYRLLWDRLQAEQRCCGVDGPEDYNATAWLREQRMAHPWMRHQVPASCCPATRPHAACLDRATGAYRTPCHDALLRWLQRSADLLCVLGFCVMAFLKLCFLGILRYEIREMIQKIRILSSDPSGSAEGPVETSRGSFGSHKGGGGDSTLLLEKRVKPSNGNNNDASFDECHHKSSPV; encoded by the exons ATGTTCCTGCACACAGCGATGAGGTACTACAG GCTATGGATCTACACGTGCAACGTGGCACTTCTACTGAGTGCGCTGGCGTTCTCAGTAGCGGCGGCCTGGGTGCTGTCCGACTACCGAGCATCGCTGGTGCCCGGTCTGCGGCTGGCAGACCCGACCTTTGTGTACGCTGTGCCTGCACTTCTTCTACAAGGTGGCTTACTACAG GCCCTCGGCTGTCTTGGCGCCCTGCGTATGAACCAGCGGTTGCTGCACGCTTATTGGGCACTGCTATTCGCCCTGCTGCTCGGGGACGCACTGGCGGGCCTGGCCTGGCTCTTCCGTTACCGGGCACTTGTCGCCGGACTCAGAGCTGGTCTCATGGACGAGTTCCAG GACGGCTACGGCCTTCGTCCGGGTTACCGACTCCTGTGGGATCGGCTACAGGCCGAGCAGCGCTGCTGCGGTGTGGACGGACCGGAGGACTACAACGCCACCGCTTGGCTTCGCGAGCAGCGTATGGCCCACCCATGGATGCGTCATCAGGTTCCCGCCTCCTGCTGCCCGGCCACACGGCCGCACGCCGCGTGCCTGGACCGTGCGACGGGCGCCTACCGTACACCGTGCCACGACGCTCTCCTCAGGTGGCTGCAGCGAAGCGCCGACTTGCTCTGCGTGCTCGGCTTTTGCGTGATGGCCTTCTTGAAGCTGTGCTTCCTGGGTATCTTGCGGTACGAGATCCGCGAGATGATTCAGAAGATACGCATCTTGAGCAGCGACCCCTCCGGGAGCGCCGAGGGACCCGTCGAAACCTCGCGTGGCTCCTTCGGCAGCCACAAGGGTGGCGGCGGAGATTCCACTCTGCTGCTCGAAAAGCGCGTCAAGCCGTCGAACGGGAACAACAACGACGCGTCCTTCGACGAGTGTCACCACAAGTCCAGTCCTGTGTGA
- the LOC119384110 gene encoding uncharacterized protein LOC119384110, with amino-acid sequence MSCRCRYRNRVTTCFNRYQSPHEKMPDEWSKDLSALPALPSDFVDRYYASKTASQRQRQRSYKFVTESYVSLPSLRTKQCASPSGPAIAVRCLCYRSRKKTADPYTVHLTFTANNRVSQARCTCPSGTSGHCNHLVAVLSQVVQLQKLGYKEPPEELSPTELPQQWRRPRKYMAPEGVMDVNWRQVAEGRPSTPRQCVLQELTFNRPTWEEHLKATKKLGESLKETHGCWAEILADADSYATAETPMGKTFVGSAKYIQMPMTPAGFECLMPWSSSSQTLPLPVPAPAYKFFPAESSWCPPQEMANNQVLQGLRISSEDAAALEQNTRQQSQSTTWRNSRANRLTASKFGTVLSRKAPWTERGIANVMRPKEFSNGIVRYGTLNEPRAVQRYVQSMDHIGRKVIVHTCGLMVRPASPWLGATPDRVVYDVHEDPPFGLIEVKCPWSKRSSSLQEALASPDFFVEVVNGIPHLKESSDYYAQVMGQMFCAGLLWTHFIVYAEAWMIVCRVEFCCDTWAAIRSKLDNFYFEQALPYLSSLEQT; translated from the exons ATGTCGTGCCGCTGTCGATATCGTAACCGTGTGACTACGTGCTTCAATCGCTATCAATCGCCGCATGAAAAAATGCCGGACGAGTGGTCTAAGGATCTGTCCGCATTACCGGCCCTACCAAGCGACTTCGTCGACAGGTATTACGCTTCAAAAACTGCATCgcaacgacaacgacaacgaagCTACAAGTTCGTCACGGAGTCCTACGTGAGCCTGCCGTCGCTGCGGACGAAGCAGTGCGCAAG TCCCTCAGGGCCTGCCATTGCAGTGAGATGCCTGTGCTACCGGAGTCGAAAGAAGACCGCAGACCCGTACACTGTACATCTTACATTCACCGCCAACAACCGCGTGTCACAGGCTCGATGTACCTGCCCATCTGGGACATCAGGTCATTGCAACCATTTGGTTGCAGTCCTCAGCCAGGTGGTGCAGCTTCAGAAACTTGGCTACAAGGAACCACCGGAGGAGCTGTCACCAACTGAACTGCCTCAACAGTGGCGACGGCCACGGAAATATATGGCACCGGAGGGTGTAATGGATGTGAACTGGCGCCAAGTGGCAGAGGGCCGACCATCAACGCCGAGACAGTGCGTACTGCAAGAGTTGACGTTTAACCGGCCCACATGGGAGGAGCATTTAAAGGCTACAAAGAAACTTGGGGAAAGCCTAAAGGAAACGCATGGTTGCTGGGCAGAGATTCTTGCTGATGCTGATTCCTATGCTACCGCAGAAACTCCAATGGGAAAAACATTTGTAGGATCAGCAAAATATATACAAATGCCAATGACACCAGCTGGCTTTGAGTGCCTCATGCCCTGGAGCTCGTCAAGCCAAACACTCCCTTTGCCAGTTCCTGCGCCAGCTTACAAGTTTTTCCCGGCAGAAAGTAGCTGGTGTCCCCCTCAAGAAATGGCAAACAATCAGGTGTTACAA GGACTCAGGATTTCAAGTGAAGATGCTGCAGCACTGGAGCAAAACACCAGACAGCAGAGCCAGAGCACCACTTGGAGGAATTCCCGAGCCAACAGGCTAACGGCTTCCAAATTTGGCACCGTGCTGTCTAGGAAAGCCCCGTGGACTGAGCGGGGCATAGCGAATGTCATGAGGCCAAAGGAATTTTCGAATGGCATTGTAAG GTACGGAACTCTGAATGAGCCACGAGCAGTGCAGCGGTATGTACAGTCCATGGACCATATCGGCCGCAAGGTGATCGTTCACACCTGTGGGCTCATGGTGCGCCCCGCTTCCCCATGGCTGGGTGCCACACCAGACCGCGTCGTGTACGATGTTCACGAAGATCCACCTTTTGGTTTGATTGAGGTGAAGTGCCCTTGGAGCAAGAGGTCATCTAGTCTCCAAGAAGCACTCGCCTCACCTGATTTTTTTGTTGAAGTGGTAAATGGCATTCCGCACCTGAAAGAATCAAGCGACTACTATGCACAAGTGATGGGACAGATGTTCTGTGCAGGACTTCTCTGGACGCACTTTATAGTATATGCAGAAGCATGGATGATTGTGTGCAGAGTTGAGTTTTGTTGTGACACCTGGGCAGCAATCAGATCAAAATTGGACAACTTCTATTTCGAACAAGCTCTGCCCTATTTAAGCTCTCTTGAGCAGACTTGA